A window from Plectropomus leopardus isolate mb unplaced genomic scaffold, YSFRI_Pleo_2.0 unplaced_scaffold28576, whole genome shotgun sequence encodes these proteins:
- the LOC121938126 gene encoding angiopoietin-related protein 3-like has protein sequence MSKGTDNGATVIQRRRDGSVNFDQTWEKYESGFGDFKGEFWLGLRKIRSLAAQGNSVLHIQLEDWKQGRRFIEYRFHLNGPESNYTIHLTHLSGDLPDPMSNHTGMMFSTKDRDNDKHQDSNCAHSYTGGWWFNACGDTNLNGRYFHMRPKGRSERRRGIQWRLGQKASYCLKLTQMSVHPVASPSTNSSTSASSETGVFL, from the exons ATAATGGAGCAACAGTCATCCAGCGAAGGAGGGATGGTTCAGTGAATTTCGATCAAACCTGGGAGAAGTATGAAAGTGGGTTTGGAGATTTTAAAG GGGAGTTTTGGCTGGGTCTCAGGAAGATCCGCTCTTTAGCCGCTCAGGGAAACTCTGTCCTTCACATCCAGCTagaagactggaaacagggcaGGCGCTTCATCGAATACAGATTTCACCTTAATGGTCCTGAGAGCAACTACACCATTCACCTCACGCATCTGTCTGGAGATTTGCCGGACCCCATGAGCAACCACACAGGCATGATGTTCTCCACCAAGGACAGAGACAACGATAAGCACCAGGACTCCAACTGTGCACACAGCTACACAG GTGGATGGTGGTTCAACGCCTGCGGAGACACCAACCTGAATGGGAGATATTTCCACATGAGACCTAAAGGGCGCTCTGAGCGTAGGAGAGGGATTCAATGGAGGCTTGGCCAAAAGGCCTCTTATTGCCTGAAGCTCACACAGATGTCTGTACACCCTGTTGCTTCCCCCAGCACCAACTCCTCCACTTCTGCCTCCTCAGAGACAGGTGTCTTTCTGTGA